In Chryseobacterium gleum, a single genomic region encodes these proteins:
- the gltB gene encoding glutamate synthase large subunit translates to MNTTRKKNPENFKKNQGLYEPEFEFDSCGVGFVANIKGVKSYKIISDAITMLENMEHRGATGYESNTGDGAGIQIQIPHELLYDEALNVGIDLPESGYYGVGMLFFSQNNFIREECKEVIAQSADKLHLKILGYRPVPVSNIDLGDLAKSVEPVMEMLFIERPFDVDTEKDFERKLFIFKNYISHQMTSITNNDPIGFYVASFSCKKLIYKGQLRSIQVRNYFKDLTNPKIRSAFGMVHSRFATNTSPTWSLAQPFRFLAHNGEINTLGGNLNWLRSSEKMFQSPFFTPQEMDMLLPLTKPGQSDSSYLDNMVELLYHSGRSLPHTMMMLIPEAWDGHEQMEHYKKDFYEFHACLMEPWDGPASISFTDGDIIGATLDRNGLRPSRYCITSDDLVIMASESGALSVDSKKIIKRGHLQPGKMFLVDMKKGVIISDDELKKEICTSKPYREWLDSMRINITELPNPKIRFNKLQTEDIFKYQKAFGYSREDLDGVIKEMASHGKEPIGSMGFDAPLAVLSEKPQHLSSYFKQLFAQVTNPPIDPIREKLVMSLTTIIGGNGNLLEEDKNFAHSIKLDNPVINNNQLEKLRSVDTGRFQAKTIYTYFNAGGKEGELKKAIDRICRYAVDAVDDGFEVIILSDRSLDSQHASIPSLLACSAVHHHLIRKGIRRKIGLVMEVGDVWEVHHFATLLGFGATAINPYLALASIRQMFDDGEFEEEDLPRLKDNYKKAVGDGLLKIFSKMGVSTLQSYHGAQIFEIIGLNKLVVNTCFTGAVSRIEGIGFDEIAKEALIKHQDAFREDMENSLLDTGGIYRWRSNNEYHQFNPQSIHLLQQSAWNNDYGIFKKYSRLVNQQMGKASLLRGLLEFKNDRKPISLEEVEPIENIMKRFATGAMSFGSISWEAHTTLAIAMNRIGAKSNTGEGGEDEARYTPDKNGDNLRSSIKQVASGRFGVTARYLAEADEIQIKMAQGAKPGEGGQLSGDKVDSWIGKTRHSTPGVGLISPPPHHDIYSIEDLAQLIFDLKNANRHARLSVKLVSKAGVGTIASGVAKAKADHILISGYDGGTGASPLGSIRHTGLPWELGLAETHQTLIKNKLRQRVTLQVDGQMKTGRDLAIATLLGAEEWGIATSALIVEGCILMRKCHLNTCPVGIATQKEELRKKFKGKAEHLVNYFKFLAMEVREIMANLGFRTIDEMVGQSQCLERKTDITFWKHQRIDLSRILYKIETDLPVIKSEEQDAGLDHSISWKMVEAAQYALQNNTSMEAEFDIKNTDRTVGTILSHELTKIYKSEGMNEHSLLFNFKGTAGQSFGAFCNKGITMRLEGDANDYLGKGLSGAQLIIFPHKEAIIRANENSIVGNVALYGATSGKVFINGIAGERFAVRNSGATAVVEGIGDHGCEYMTGGKVIVLGGVGRNFGAGMSGGIAYVWDVNKTLEYHFNPDMADLESITEDDKESIFNLIREHFENTGSTLAEYIISDWDNSCKHFTKVYPREYKKVIENQINDIT, encoded by the coding sequence ATGAATACAACACGAAAAAAAAATCCAGAAAATTTTAAAAAAAATCAGGGTCTTTATGAACCTGAATTTGAATTTGATTCCTGCGGAGTTGGTTTTGTAGCGAACATTAAAGGAGTAAAAAGTTACAAGATTATAAGTGATGCTATTACCATGCTGGAGAACATGGAGCATCGTGGTGCTACCGGATATGAAAGTAATACCGGGGATGGTGCAGGGATACAAATCCAGATCCCCCATGAGCTTTTATATGATGAGGCATTAAACGTTGGAATAGATTTACCGGAATCTGGATATTACGGTGTTGGAATGTTATTTTTTTCTCAGAATAATTTTATTCGGGAAGAATGTAAAGAGGTCATTGCACAGTCTGCAGATAAGTTACATCTTAAAATATTAGGATATCGGCCTGTTCCGGTGAGTAATATTGATCTTGGAGATTTGGCAAAGAGTGTAGAACCTGTGATGGAGATGCTTTTTATTGAGCGTCCTTTTGATGTGGATACTGAAAAAGATTTTGAGAGAAAGCTATTTATTTTTAAGAATTATATTTCTCATCAGATGACCAGTATTACAAATAATGATCCTATTGGGTTTTATGTAGCTTCTTTCTCCTGTAAAAAGCTTATTTATAAAGGCCAATTGAGAAGTATTCAGGTTCGGAATTATTTTAAAGACCTTACCAATCCTAAAATTCGTTCTGCATTTGGAATGGTACACTCCCGTTTTGCCACCAATACTTCACCTACATGGAGCCTGGCACAACCATTTAGGTTTTTAGCGCATAATGGTGAAATCAATACTTTAGGGGGAAATCTTAATTGGTTGAGATCTTCTGAAAAAATGTTCCAAAGTCCATTTTTTACCCCTCAGGAAATGGATATGCTTCTTCCTTTAACAAAACCGGGGCAGTCAGATTCTTCATATCTCGATAATATGGTAGAGCTGCTGTACCATTCAGGACGGTCGCTTCCTCATACAATGATGATGCTGATACCTGAAGCATGGGATGGCCATGAGCAGATGGAACATTACAAAAAAGATTTCTATGAGTTTCATGCTTGCTTGATGGAGCCTTGGGATGGGCCAGCATCCATTTCGTTTACAGATGGCGATATAATAGGAGCTACTCTGGATAGAAACGGGCTTCGTCCCTCACGATATTGTATTACATCGGATGATTTGGTCATTATGGCATCCGAATCAGGAGCATTATCTGTAGATTCTAAAAAAATAATTAAGAGAGGGCATCTTCAGCCGGGTAAAATGTTTCTTGTAGACATGAAAAAAGGAGTAATCATCAGTGATGATGAATTAAAAAAAGAAATATGTACTTCAAAACCCTACCGTGAATGGTTGGACAGTATGAGGATTAATATCACCGAATTACCTAACCCTAAAATTCGGTTCAATAAACTTCAGACAGAAGATATTTTTAAGTATCAGAAGGCATTCGGATATTCCAGAGAAGATCTGGATGGAGTGATTAAAGAAATGGCGTCTCACGGTAAAGAACCAATTGGATCAATGGGGTTTGATGCTCCTTTAGCTGTATTGAGTGAGAAGCCACAGCACTTAAGCTCATATTTCAAACAGTTATTTGCCCAGGTCACCAATCCACCGATAGATCCGATAAGGGAAAAACTGGTGATGTCTTTGACTACAATTATAGGAGGAAATGGCAATCTTTTAGAAGAGGATAAAAACTTTGCACATTCTATCAAACTGGACAACCCTGTTATTAATAATAATCAGCTTGAAAAATTAAGAAGTGTTGATACAGGTAGATTTCAAGCCAAAACGATTTATACTTATTTTAATGCAGGAGGAAAAGAAGGTGAACTAAAAAAAGCGATCGACAGGATTTGCAGGTATGCGGTAGATGCAGTAGACGATGGGTTTGAGGTAATTATACTTTCGGATCGGTCACTGGATTCTCAGCATGCATCTATTCCTTCATTACTGGCATGTTCGGCAGTACACCATCATTTGATCAGAAAAGGTATCCGTAGAAAGATCGGCTTGGTAATGGAGGTTGGAGATGTTTGGGAGGTTCATCATTTTGCAACGTTATTAGGATTTGGAGCAACGGCAATTAATCCTTATCTGGCATTGGCAAGTATCAGACAAATGTTTGATGATGGAGAATTTGAAGAAGAGGATTTACCAAGGCTAAAAGATAATTATAAAAAGGCGGTAGGAGATGGGCTTTTAAAGATCTTTTCTAAAATGGGAGTTTCCACCTTGCAATCTTATCATGGAGCACAAATTTTTGAAATTATAGGGTTGAATAAACTAGTGGTCAATACGTGCTTTACAGGAGCTGTTTCCAGAATTGAAGGTATTGGATTTGATGAAATTGCGAAGGAAGCTTTGATAAAACATCAGGATGCATTCAGGGAAGATATGGAAAACTCATTACTGGATACAGGAGGTATTTACCGGTGGAGAAGTAATAATGAATATCATCAGTTTAATCCACAGTCCATTCACTTACTTCAGCAGTCTGCCTGGAACAATGACTATGGTATTTTTAAAAAATATTCAAGACTTGTCAATCAGCAAATGGGTAAAGCCTCTCTATTGAGGGGATTACTGGAATTTAAAAATGACAGAAAGCCTATTTCGTTGGAAGAAGTTGAACCCATAGAAAACATAATGAAACGTTTCGCAACAGGAGCAATGTCCTTTGGGTCTATTTCGTGGGAGGCACATACCACATTGGCAATTGCAATGAACAGGATAGGGGCAAAAAGTAATACAGGAGAAGGAGGAGAAGATGAAGCCAGATATACACCTGACAAGAATGGAGATAATCTGCGTTCTTCCATTAAACAGGTTGCTTCCGGAAGATTTGGGGTTACTGCCAGATACCTTGCAGAAGCAGATGAAATCCAAATAAAGATGGCTCAGGGTGCTAAGCCGGGAGAAGGCGGGCAATTATCCGGGGATAAAGTGGATTCATGGATTGGTAAAACGAGACACTCGACACCTGGCGTTGGACTGATTTCTCCGCCGCCACATCATGATATTTATTCTATTGAAGATTTAGCTCAGCTTATCTTTGATTTAAAAAATGCTAATCGCCATGCCCGGTTATCGGTGAAGTTGGTTTCAAAAGCAGGAGTAGGAACTATAGCTTCGGGGGTTGCAAAGGCAAAAGCAGATCATATTCTGATTTCGGGATATGATGGAGGTACAGGCGCATCACCTTTAGGCTCAATCCGTCATACCGGTTTGCCTTGGGAGCTTGGATTGGCTGAAACACATCAGACTTTGATTAAAAATAAACTGAGACAAAGAGTTACTCTGCAGGTTGACGGGCAGATGAAAACAGGACGTGATTTGGCTATAGCTACTTTGTTAGGAGCAGAAGAGTGGGGAATTGCTACTTCTGCGCTCATTGTTGAAGGCTGTATATTGATGAGGAAATGTCATTTGAATACTTGTCCAGTAGGAATTGCCACTCAAAAGGAAGAATTAAGAAAAAAATTTAAGGGAAAAGCTGAACACCTGGTGAACTATTTTAAATTTCTTGCAATGGAAGTTCGTGAGATTATGGCTAATTTAGGTTTCAGGACCATTGATGAAATGGTAGGGCAGTCTCAATGTCTTGAAAGAAAAACAGATATTACCTTCTGGAAACATCAAAGGATAGACCTAAGCAGGATTCTTTATAAAATAGAAACCGATTTGCCGGTAATTAAATCTGAAGAACAGGATGCTGGGCTGGATCATTCTATTTCCTGGAAAATGGTTGAAGCGGCTCAATACGCCCTTCAGAATAATACATCGATGGAAGCCGAATTTGATATAAAAAATACGGATCGTACAGTTGGTACTATTCTTTCCCATGAATTAACCAAAATTTATAAGTCTGAGGGAATGAATGAACATTCATTACTATTTAATTTTAAAGGAACCGCAGGGCAAAGCTTTGGAGCATTTTGTAATAAAGGGATAACTATGCGTCTGGAAGGAGATGCTAATGATTATTTAGGGAAAGGGCTTTCTGGTGCACAGCTGATTATTTTTCCGCATAAAGAGGCTATTATCCGTGCCAATGAAAATAGTATTGTTGGTAATGTTGCTTTATATGGAGCCACTTCTGGAAAGGTATTTATCAATGGCATAGCAGGAGAGCGTTTTGCCGTTCGGAATTCCGGAGCTACTGCAGTTGTAGAAGGAATTGGTGATCATGGATGTGAATATATGACTGGAGGGAAAGTTATTGTCCTGGGAGGAGTCGGAAGAAATTTTGGCGCAGGAATGAGCGGAGGTATTGCTTATGTATGGGATGTAAATAAAACCTTAGAATATCATTTTAATCCTGATATGGCGGATCTGGAATCTATTACAGAGGATGATAAAGAATCGATCTTTAATCTGATCAGGGAACATTTTGAAAATACAGGAAGCACATTGGCAGAATATATAATAAGTGATTGGGATAACAGTTGTAAGCACTTTACGAAAGTGTATCCGAGAGAATATAAGAAAGTGATTGAAAACCAGATAAATGATATTACGTAA
- a CDS encoding glutamate synthase subunit beta produces the protein MGKIDGFLLYERELPSKLDVEKRLKDYKEFIQKPSDEQLNCQSARCMDCGVPFCQSGCPLGNLIPEFNEAVYKKQWQKAYQILIATNNFPEFTGRICPAPCESACVLGINDKAVTIEEIEKNIIEIAFEKGFAKPRLPKLKTDKKVAVVGSGPAGLAAAYQLNQMGYSTTVFERDPEIGGLLRFGIPDFKLDKNIVERRVQWMKEEGVEFCTGINVGVNYAVEELNRNFDAIVLATGSTVPKDLVIPNRDAKGIYFAMDFLKQSNKKVSGIPFEEEEINTKGKKVVVIGGGDTGSDCIGTSNRQGAEIVYQIYYKPMQPTERDETMPWPTYPALLQITSSHEEGCDRMWSVNSKEFVKDEHGNLKGIRLVEAEWTKDSDEGKWNLYTEKPASEFVLECDIIFIALGYTHVEHKGLVEALDIHLDPKGNLIGNNKEYKTNQDKIFTCGDARRGQSLVVWAIAEGRQCAEKIDEFFKNKS, from the coding sequence ATGGGGAAGATAGATGGATTTTTATTATATGAGAGGGAACTTCCTTCTAAACTGGATGTTGAAAAGAGACTTAAGGATTATAAGGAATTTATTCAGAAGCCTTCTGATGAGCAGTTGAATTGTCAATCGGCAAGATGTATGGATTGCGGAGTTCCGTTTTGCCAGAGTGGTTGCCCGCTGGGAAATCTCATTCCTGAGTTTAATGAAGCCGTATATAAAAAACAATGGCAAAAAGCATATCAGATTTTAATAGCTACAAATAATTTTCCTGAGTTTACCGGAAGAATTTGTCCTGCTCCCTGCGAAAGTGCATGTGTGTTGGGAATTAACGACAAGGCCGTTACCATTGAGGAAATAGAAAAGAATATTATAGAAATAGCTTTCGAGAAAGGTTTTGCCAAGCCAAGACTTCCCAAGCTGAAAACAGATAAAAAGGTTGCGGTAGTAGGTTCCGGACCTGCCGGATTGGCGGCAGCATATCAATTGAACCAGATGGGATATAGTACTACAGTTTTTGAAAGAGATCCTGAAATAGGAGGATTATTAAGGTTTGGAATACCGGATTTTAAATTGGATAAAAATATTGTAGAACGCAGAGTTCAGTGGATGAAGGAAGAAGGAGTTGAATTTTGTACCGGAATTAACGTTGGTGTTAATTATGCTGTAGAAGAATTGAACCGCAATTTTGATGCAATTGTATTGGCAACAGGAAGCACTGTTCCCAAAGATCTGGTCATTCCCAACAGGGATGCAAAAGGTATTTATTTCGCAATGGATTTTCTTAAACAAAGTAATAAAAAAGTAAGCGGGATTCCTTTTGAAGAAGAAGAAATTAATACGAAAGGAAAAAAAGTAGTGGTCATAGGAGGTGGAGATACAGGGTCCGATTGTATAGGAACTTCTAACCGTCAGGGAGCAGAAATTGTATACCAGATTTATTATAAACCTATGCAACCAACAGAACGGGATGAAACGATGCCATGGCCCACTTATCCTGCGCTACTGCAGATTACTTCCTCCCATGAGGAGGGTTGTGATCGTATGTGGTCTGTGAATTCAAAAGAATTTGTGAAAGATGAACATGGAAACCTGAAAGGAATTCGCCTGGTGGAAGCAGAATGGACTAAAGATTCTGATGAAGGAAAATGGAATTTATATACTGAAAAACCAGCATCTGAATTTGTACTCGAATGTGATATTATTTTTATTGCCTTAGGATATACGCATGTTGAGCATAAAGGGCTGGTTGAAGCATTAGATATTCACCTGGATCCAAAAGGGAACTTAATCGGAAATAATAAAGAATATAAAACCAATCAGGATAAAATTTTCACCTGTGGTGATGCCCGGAGAGGACAAAGTCTTGTAGTATGGGCTATTGCGGAAGGCAGACAATGCGCAGAGAAAATTGATGAATTTTTTAAAAATAAATCATGA
- a CDS encoding ClbS/DfsB family four-helix bundle protein, whose amino-acid sequence MKGYKDKTELIEEIKKRFLLYNKEFDDIKEKEKDWLKVGVDKTPAQNISYQIGWTQLLLQWEADEKKGKEVKTPAPEYKWNNLKGLYQSFYEQYSSYSLADQRDLLQKQVDEIIKWIEGLDDKILFEPEQRKWATTPAKWPVWKWIHINTVAPFKNFRIQLRKWKKEKGTE is encoded by the coding sequence ATGAAAGGTTATAAAGACAAAACTGAACTTATTGAAGAAATTAAAAAAAGGTTCCTTCTTTACAACAAGGAATTCGATGATATTAAAGAAAAGGAAAAAGATTGGCTAAAAGTAGGGGTTGATAAAACACCAGCCCAGAATATATCCTATCAGATTGGCTGGACCCAACTGCTCCTACAGTGGGAAGCTGATGAAAAGAAAGGAAAGGAAGTAAAAACACCTGCCCCTGAATATAAATGGAATAATTTAAAAGGATTATATCAGTCTTTCTATGAGCAATATAGCTCCTATAGTCTGGCAGACCAAAGAGATCTCTTACAAAAGCAAGTCGATGAAATTATAAAATGGATTGAAGGCCTTGATGATAAAATCCTGTTTGAACCTGAACAAAGGAAATGGGCAACAACACCCGCTAAATGGCCCGTATGGAAATGGATACATATCAATACAGTTGCTCCTTTTAAAAATTTTAGAATACAGCTCCGGAAATGGAAAAAAGAAAAAGGTACAGAATAA
- a CDS encoding cytochrome d ubiquinol oxidase subunit II: MIYIVIGFLWLSICLYIILGGADFGAGIVEMFTNKKARHKTHEIMYESIAPVWEANHMWLIIAIVILFVGFPEIYTTMSTYLHIPLVLMLLGIIARGTAFTFRHYDAVKDNWQVLYTQIFYYASLLTPFFLGLIAAATVSHSINPDATGFLDLYVFSWLNWFGVSVGLFTVALCAYLASIFSLRETRGKEELLLMIRKSKQTMIFVVITGILVFATAYLSDIPLLMWVFSKPLGIMAIAFATVALLLILRALNTQKLLPVRALAGFQMVMILVAATYQHNPDIILLGNGQHLSLLEHMAPPKTIAALGWALMLGSLFILPFLFYLMASFSKLRK, translated from the coding sequence ATGATTTACATTGTAATAGGTTTTCTCTGGCTATCCATTTGTCTTTATATTATTCTGGGAGGAGCTGACTTTGGAGCAGGTATTGTAGAAATGTTCACCAATAAAAAAGCCCGCCATAAAACCCATGAGATTATGTATGAATCTATTGCTCCTGTTTGGGAAGCCAATCACATGTGGCTGATTATTGCCATCGTTATCCTTTTTGTTGGCTTTCCGGAGATTTATACCACTATGTCTACTTATCTTCACATTCCTTTAGTCTTAATGCTTTTAGGAATTATTGCAAGAGGAACAGCTTTTACGTTCAGGCATTATGATGCTGTGAAAGACAATTGGCAGGTTTTATATACGCAGATATTTTATTATGCGAGCCTTTTGACTCCCTTCTTTTTGGGGTTAATTGCAGCTGCAACGGTTTCCCACTCTATCAATCCTGATGCAACAGGTTTTCTGGATCTGTATGTTTTCAGCTGGCTGAACTGGTTTGGGGTTTCTGTGGGCTTATTTACTGTAGCGTTGTGTGCTTATCTTGCGTCTATTTTTTCATTAAGAGAAACCCGTGGGAAAGAAGAATTGCTATTAATGATAAGAAAATCAAAACAAACAATGATATTTGTTGTGATTACAGGAATTCTGGTATTTGCTACTGCTTACCTTTCAGATATTCCTCTTTTGATGTGGGTATTTTCAAAGCCTTTGGGCATTATGGCTATTGCTTTTGCTACTGTTGCTTTACTGCTTATTTTAAGAGCACTGAATACCCAAAAATTACTTCCGGTGAGAGCTCTTGCAGGCTTTCAGATGGTGATGATTCTTGTGGCCGCTACCTATCAGCATAATCCGGATATTATTCTTTTAGGTAATGGACAGCATCTTTCATTGTTAGAACATATGGCACCGCCTAAAACTATTGCTGCATTAGGCTGGGCATTGATGCTGGGATCTTTATTTATTCTGCCGTTTTTATTTTATTTGATGGCTTCTTTCAGTAAGCTTAGAAAATAA
- a CDS encoding cytochrome ubiquinol oxidase subunit I → MDDFIAARAQMALSLGFHIIFSCVGMVMPFLMAFAHWKYLKTNNEVYKGLTKAWSKGVAILFATGAVSGTMLSFELGLLWPGFMKHAGPIFGMPFSLEGTAFFIEAIAIGFFLYGWERFNKWFHWFCGFLVGLSGLASGILVVAANSWMNSPTGFDYINGQYLNIDPIKAMFNDAWFPQALHMTVAAFCATGFAVAGVHAFMIMRKRNIEFHTKAFRIAVGFALIGAFGAPLSGDVAAKSVAERQPIKLAAMEAHFETEKGASFVIGGIPDEKNEEVKYAVKIPKVLSFLVSNDFNSEVKGLKDFPRDEWPPIAVVHYAFQIMIFFGVIMIVIGAVYLYAFFFRKEWLSKNWLLKTFLIATPFGYIALEAGWTVTEVGRQPWIIYGIMRTADAVTPMPGIQYSFYFFTAIFVSLSLILIFLLKRQIQMVPKLYDPTDSQFNDKNKKS, encoded by the coding sequence ATGGATGATTTTATAGCAGCACGTGCTCAGATGGCACTTTCCCTGGGCTTTCATATCATATTCTCCTGTGTGGGTATGGTGATGCCATTCCTTATGGCTTTTGCCCATTGGAAATATCTTAAAACCAACAATGAAGTATATAAAGGATTAACAAAAGCATGGAGCAAAGGAGTGGCTATCCTTTTTGCCACCGGAGCGGTTTCCGGAACAATGCTTTCCTTTGAGCTGGGACTTTTGTGGCCTGGTTTTATGAAACATGCCGGTCCTATTTTCGGAATGCCTTTTTCTCTGGAAGGAACAGCCTTTTTTATTGAGGCAATTGCCATTGGGTTCTTTTTATATGGATGGGAAAGGTTTAATAAATGGTTTCACTGGTTCTGCGGATTTCTTGTGGGACTAAGCGGACTTGCTTCCGGAATCCTGGTGGTGGCAGCCAACTCATGGATGAATTCTCCCACCGGTTTTGATTATATCAATGGACAATACCTTAATATAGATCCTATCAAAGCGATGTTCAATGATGCATGGTTTCCTCAGGCTCTTCATATGACGGTTGCTGCTTTTTGTGCAACAGGATTTGCAGTTGCAGGAGTTCATGCTTTTATGATCATGCGAAAAAGGAATATTGAGTTTCACACCAAAGCGTTTAGAATTGCGGTGGGTTTTGCCCTGATTGGAGCATTTGGTGCGCCTTTGAGTGGTGATGTTGCAGCCAAATCCGTTGCAGAAAGACAACCGATCAAGCTTGCGGCTATGGAGGCGCATTTTGAAACTGAAAAAGGAGCTTCATTCGTGATTGGAGGAATTCCTGACGAGAAAAATGAAGAAGTAAAATATGCAGTGAAAATCCCAAAAGTTTTAAGCTTTCTGGTAAGCAATGATTTCAATTCCGAAGTAAAAGGTCTCAAGGATTTCCCGAGAGATGAGTGGCCTCCGATTGCAGTTGTTCATTATGCTTTTCAGATTATGATCTTCTTCGGTGTGATTATGATTGTTATCGGAGCTGTCTATTTGTATGCCTTCTTCTTCAGAAAAGAATGGCTGAGTAAAAACTGGCTGTTAAAAACCTTCCTCATCGCAACGCCTTTTGGATATATTGCGCTGGAGGCGGGATGGACCGTAACTGAAGTAGGAAGACAGCCATGGATTATCTATGGCATTATGAGAACTGCAGATGCTGTAACCCCGATGCCGGGAATACAATATTCATTCTATTTCTTCACCGCAATTTTTGTATCCTTATCACTGATTCTGATTTTCCTTTTAAAAAGGCAGATACAGATGGTACCAAAACTTTATGACCCTACCGATTCTCAGTTTAACGATAAAAACAAAAAATCATGA
- the gyrB gene encoding DNA topoisomerase (ATP-hydrolyzing) subunit B encodes MSQKQYTASSIQALEGMEHVRMRPSMYIGDVGVRGLHHLVYEVVDNSIDEALAGYCDTIFVSIKEGNGIEVSDNGRGIPVDFHEKEQKSALEVVMTKIGAGGKFDKDSYKVSGGLHGVGVSCVNALSNEMITTVYRDGNVYQQIYSRGKAQTGVEEIGHSERRGTKQFFQPDDTIFTELVYNYDTLASRLRELSYLNKGITITLTDEREKLEDGSFRSEVFHSEGGLKEFVAYIDGNRESIMEHVIFMEGERDDIPVEVAMRYNTSFNENLHSYVNNINTHEGGTHLAGFRRALTRTLKKYADDLGIPQKEKVEVTGDDFREGLTAVVSVKVMEPQFEGQTKTKLGNSEVSGAVDKIVGEMLTNFLEENPNEAKQIVQKVVLAAKARQAAKKAREMVQRKSPMGGSGLPGKLSDCSSKDPAESEIFLVEGDSAGGTAKQGRDRHFQAILPLRGKILNVEKSMLHKVYDNEEIRNIYTALGVSVGTEEDSKALNLSKLRYHKIVIMTDADIDGSHISTLILTFFFRYMKELIENGYIYIAQPPLYLLKKGNKKVYAYNEKEREEFTLEMSPDGKGVEVQRYKGLGEMNPEQLWETTLNPEHRILKQVTIDNAVEADSIFSMLMGDEVPPRREFIEKNAKYAKIDA; translated from the coding sequence ATGAGTCAAAAACAATATACAGCTAGTAGTATTCAGGCATTGGAAGGAATGGAACACGTTCGTATGCGTCCTTCAATGTACATTGGTGATGTAGGAGTCAGAGGACTTCACCACTTGGTTTATGAAGTAGTAGATAACTCTATTGACGAGGCATTGGCAGGGTACTGCGATACGATCTTCGTTAGCATCAAGGAAGGAAACGGAATTGAAGTAAGTGATAACGGTAGAGGTATCCCGGTTGATTTCCACGAAAAGGAGCAGAAATCAGCCCTTGAAGTTGTAATGACTAAAATCGGGGCCGGAGGTAAGTTTGATAAAGACTCTTATAAGGTTTCAGGAGGTCTTCACGGGGTTGGGGTTTCGTGTGTGAATGCACTTTCCAATGAGATGATCACTACTGTTTACAGAGACGGAAACGTTTATCAGCAGATTTATTCCAGAGGAAAAGCGCAGACCGGTGTTGAAGAGATTGGTCACAGCGAAAGAAGAGGAACCAAGCAGTTTTTCCAGCCGGATGATACTATATTTACAGAATTAGTTTACAATTACGATACATTAGCAAGCCGTTTAAGAGAGCTTTCTTACCTTAATAAAGGAATTACCATTACGCTTACCGATGAAAGAGAAAAATTGGAAGACGGATCTTTCCGTTCAGAAGTTTTCCATTCTGAAGGTGGTTTGAAGGAGTTTGTTGCTTATATTGACGGTAACCGTGAATCTATCATGGAGCATGTGATCTTCATGGAAGGAGAAAGAGATGATATCCCGGTAGAAGTAGCAATGCGTTACAATACTTCTTTCAATGAGAATCTTCACTCTTACGTTAACAATATCAACACCCATGAAGGGGGAACTCACCTGGCAGGTTTCAGACGTGCTTTGACGAGAACCCTTAAGAAATATGCTGATGATTTAGGAATTCCGCAGAAGGAAAAAGTAGAAGTTACAGGAGATGACTTCCGTGAAGGTTTAACAGCTGTAGTTTCCGTAAAAGTAATGGAGCCTCAGTTTGAAGGGCAAACTAAAACAAAATTAGGAAACTCTGAAGTTTCAGGGGCTGTAGATAAAATTGTAGGGGAAATGCTTACCAATTTCCTTGAAGAAAACCCAAATGAAGCGAAGCAGATCGTTCAGAAAGTGGTTTTGGCAGCAAAAGCAAGACAGGCCGCTAAGAAAGCGCGTGAAATGGTTCAGAGAAAATCTCCGATGGGAGGTTCCGGTCTTCCTGGAAAACTATCTGACTGTTCATCAAAAGATCCGGCAGAATCTGAAATCTTCCTTGTAGAGGGAGATTCCGCAGGGGGTACAGCCAAGCAGGGAAGAGACAGACACTTCCAGGCTATTCTTCCGTTAAGAGGTAAAATCCTGAACGTAGAAAAATCTATGCTTCACAAAGTATATGATAACGAAGAGATCAGAAATATCTATACAGCTCTTGGAGTTTCCGTAGGAACTGAGGAAGACAGCAAAGCATTGAACTTATCAAAACTGAGATACCACAAGATCGTTATCATGACCGATGCCGATATTGACGGATCTCACATTTCCACACTGATTCTTACTTTCTTCTTCAGATATATGAAAGAACTTATTGAGAATGGTTATATCTATATCGCTCAACCACCTTTATACCTGTTAAAGAAAGGAAACAAAAAAGTATACGCTTACAACGAAAAAGAGCGTGAAGAGTTTACTCTGGAAATGTCTCCGGACGGAAAAGGGGTAGAGGTACAGCGTTACAAAGGTCTTGGAGAAATGAACCCTGAGCAGCTTTGGGAAACAACCCTTAACCCTGAACACAGAATTCTGAAGCAGGTAACCATTGATAATGCAGTGGAAGCTGACAGTATTTTCTCCATGTTGATGGGTGACGAGGTTCCGCCAAGAAGAGAATTTATTGAGAAAAATGCAAAATATGCCAAAATTGATGCATAA